The DNA window GCGCGTGGCGCTGGCTCCCGGGAGCTTCGTGCTCGATGTGGCGACCGGCACCGGTGCCCTTGCGCTAGCGGCGGCGCGCACAGGAGCAAGGGTGCTGGCGACCGACTTTTCGCCCGGCATGGTGGCGTGCGTCGCCGCCGCAGGGCTGCCCAATGTCGAGGCCCTGGTCATGGACGGACAGGCGCTGGACCTGCCCGACGCGAGTTTCGATGCCGTCTTCTCGATCTTCGGCGTGATCATGTTCCCCGATTGGCGCAAAGGCCTTGCGGAGATGCAACGGGTTACGCGGCCGGGCGGATATGGCGTGGTCGCCACTTGGCAAGACCGGGGTGCGGCGACCTTCCTGTTGCTTGGCCAGATTCGGCGGAAGCTGTTTCCCGAGCGCGAAAGTATGGCAATGCCTGACGCGGTGCAGGCGTTGAGCGATCCTGAGGATTTCGCCCGCGCACTGATCGCGGCGGGCTATCGCAATTCGGAGATCGAGAGCGTGACCCAAGACTATATGCTTGATGTCGCGGCACTCGACGAGCCCGATACGCTGTTCGGGATGTCGCCTGACTGGACCAGTCTGAGCGATGCGGACAAGGCGGCAGTGACTGGCGAGGTTCGGCAAATGGCCGGTGATCGAGCGGTTCTTCCGATCCCGTCTACTGCACTAATCGCTGTGGCGGAACGCTGAGGATCAACGGGACCCACTATCCTCAACTCTGCCGCAAGGCGTGCTCCAACCGACGTCCGCCCCTTCGAATCGATTCCCCGGAAGCCGACTGAGCGTAATCCATCAAACATCGCCGCCCACCAACGGGACCACGGAAGCGTCATCCGATATTTCAACGGACCGACATCTGCTTGGCCTTGGAGAATCGGAGCAGCGCGTGGGATAGGTTGAGCCCGTTGCCAAAAATGCAAAGTGTCAGCTATGCCAGATTCAAAATCGCGTGCGCGGGTCGAGCGAATGCTCCGTGGCGATATGCGGCCTGATGATCTTACCCACCTGTTTTTGTACGCACGCGATCGGTGTGATGGCCGCGAGTCGGTTCAGGAAATCGGAGACTTTGTCGCACATCACGCCGAGCGCAATAAAGGAATTGTTACCGAATCGACTCGGGAGTGGTTTGCAATAGCCCGATTCAGCGCAGTCGTATTTACCTTAGAGGGAACCAAACCTCTTGACCCCGAGAGATTACCCGCAGTGACGCCTTCCTTCTTGTCGGCCACGTTGCGGCGTATCGACAACAAGCAACTAAGGGCAATGAGCGGGCTATCTAGAGTGGCGGCTCGGAAAGCATTACCCGCTCTTTTAAGAATGTTACGCCAAAACGCGGACGGCACATATTCCGCCGGCCCGGTCTCGGGACAAAACGAAGTCGCACTGCTACGGGGACTTTCCTCTGTAATAATCGCGAAGGCTGCCTTTGACGGCGATAGGCTGTTTGCGGATTTTTCCGCAACACTAAAGAGCAATGCCCTGGTTATTAAGAGCGAGACCGACGCACTATCTAAACTCCAGCCGGTAATTGAACTTTTTGCAATCGCAGCGATGCATAACTGCAGGATTCAGATGGATGACGGTTCGCAGATAGTTTTAAAAGCCGCTCCTTCTGATGCTGGGATTGACGTGAATGCCGCCATACCGACACACAAATTGAAGGACGGGGGCGAAATTTTCCTCTCGTCGTCGATTTTTAAATCAAAAATAAATCCAAAAGAATTTTGCGAGCCCAACCTACTGGAATCAAACTGGTCCGGAGAGATCGAATTGAGTTCATCTGGACGGTTGAGTCTACTCTAGCGCGTAGGATGGGTTGAACCCATTGCGAAATCCATCAGAATCAAAAACGGCAAATGATGGGGTAGCGCTTCGCTCACCCATCCTTAACACGCTAAGTGTTTTGAAGCCGTCATTGCGAGCCAACGGGTCGGCGCGAAACGCCGCCCGATGACAGGTTCCGCGAAGCAATCCATCGTGCAGGTTTGCCAAAGCTGGATTGCTTCGTC is part of the Bradyrhizobium erythrophlei genome and encodes:
- a CDS encoding class I SAM-dependent methyltransferase; protein product: MREFENPDHWDVAASHYQRTAHPFTARFAEAALARVALAPGSFVLDVATGTGALALAAARTGARVLATDFSPGMVACVAAAGLPNVEALVMDGQALDLPDASFDAVFSIFGVIMFPDWRKGLAEMQRVTRPGGYGVVATWQDRGAATFLLLGQIRRKLFPERESMAMPDAVQALSDPEDFARALIAAGYRNSEIESVTQDYMLDVAALDEPDTLFGMSPDWTSLSDADKAAVTGEVRQMAGDRAVLPIPSTALIAVAER